From Primulina tabacum isolate GXHZ01 chromosome 2, ASM2559414v2, whole genome shotgun sequence, one genomic window encodes:
- the LOC142537596 gene encoding uncharacterized protein LOC142537596, translating to MNRFFAQFAGNDVAARQARPEAVYERFRRMKPKEFSGTTDPMIAEGWIKSIEVIFAFMMMEDADKVRCATFLFSGDARLWWESASVALDLATLNWEGFKEILFSKYFTEDVHSRLTRKFMQDLRDIENDRHGKRPFQATQSQQQHRKTFQVPRGQQQNKRQFLGTSKGPGPQQQRTNNQQPYDIPQCPNCKRRHTGECRWGSGKCYRCGSTNHMFKECPRRGQPIQGRVFTMVAEEANLDTTLLTDVFASQLNVNSTRIEVNYSVLIPSGEEISANSMVKDIDLEMQGHLVYADLILLPMPKFDVILGMDWLTRNRVQLIFGGEQSWFRNLPRIISCIKARKLIFKGFQAFLASIISTPEVPSQSLSDVPVVRDFTDVFPDDIAGIPPKREMEFSIDLFPDKFVIVFIDDIIIYSKIREEHNQHLRTVLQTFQSHKFYAKFSKCEFWLDRVAFLGHIISSSGIEVDPSKLEAVKQWVVPKNASEIRCFLGLAGYYRKFIQGFSSIAVPLTYLTKKNAKFLWSTECQKSFNTLKQALITAPVLLMPSGQGNFVLYTDASKLGLGAVLMQHDRVIAYASGQLKRLNLEVCSSDTIPRLSTLIIQSSDDQLQKWKVRDESKGRMIYTMVDGIIRYRGRMWVPNVDLIRSDILFEAHMSPYSIHPGRTKMYKDMKLLYWWPEHQRPAGPLKPVPIPE from the exons ATGAATAggttctttgcacagtttgcggggaatgATGTTGCAGCCAGGCAAGCtaggcccgaggctgtctatgagaggttcaggaggatgaaaCCAAAAGAATTTTCTGGGACGACCGATCCCATGattgctgagggatggattaaatccatcgaagTGATATTTGCTTTTATGATGATGGAGGATGCTGATAAAGTCCGATGTGCAACTTTCTTATTTTCTGGTGATGCCCGTCTTTGGTGGGAGAGCGCATCTGTAGCCTTGGATTTGGCTACTCTGAATTGGGAAGGATTCAAGGAAATACTTTTCTCCAAATACTTCACGGAAGATGTACATTCCAGGTTAACAAGGAAGTTCATG CAGGATTTGAGGGACATTGAGAATGATCGACATGGGAAACGACCCTTCCAGGCGACGCAGTCGCAACAGCAGCACAGGAAGACATTTCAGGTTCCTCGAGGCCAGCAACAAAACAAAAGGCAATTTTTGGGGACATCTAAGGGTCCAGGACCACAGCAGCAAAGGACAAATAACCAGCAGCCCtatgatattcctcaatgtcCGAATTGCAAGCGCAGGCATACTGGAGAGTGCCGATGGGGATCAGGAAAATGTTACAGATGTGGTTCTACCAACCACATGTTCAAGGAATGCCCACGGAGAGGTCAGCCGATTCAGGGCAGGGTGTTTACTATGGTTGCCGAGGAGGCAAACCTAGACACTACCCTTCTCACAG ATGTGTTTGCAAGTCAGCTGAATGTTAATTCCACTAGAATTGAAGTGAATTACTCTGTGTTAATTCCATCCGGAGAAGAAATATCGGCTAATAGTATGGTCAAAGACATAGATCTTGAAATGCAAGGTCATCTagtttatgctgatttgatttTGCTACCAATGCCAAAATTCGATGTAATtttagggatggattggttgACAAGGAACAGAGTTCAATTGATTTTCGGCGGAGAACAGTCTTG GTTCAGGAATCTACCTCgaattatttcatgtattaaAGCGAGGAAACTCATTTTCAAGGGGTTTcaagctttcttggccagtattatttcaacTCCTGAAGTACCCAGCCAGTCTTTATCAGATGTTCCAGTGGTCAGGGATTTTACTGACGTGTTTCCAGATGACATTGCTGGTATTCCACCGAAGAGAGAgatggaattttctattgatctGTTTCCAG ATAAGtttgtcatagtattcattgatgacattattATCTATTCAAAAATCCGTGAGGAACATAATCAGCATTTGCGTACAGTGTTGCAAACTTTTCAAAGCCATAAATTTTATGCAAAGTTTAgcaagtgcgaattctggttggaCAGAGtggcatttttgggtcatattatcTCAAGTAGTGGCATTGAAGTTGACCCGTCTAAATTAGAAGCAGTGAAACAATGGGTTGTGCCTAAGAACGCGTCAGAGATTCGTTGTTTTCTTGGCTTGGCAggttattacaggaagttcattcagggttTTTCTTCGATTGCAGTACCTCTTACTTACTTGACTAAGAAAAATGCCAAGTTTTTGTGGAGCaccgaatgtcagaagagcttcaatactttgaagcaagctcttattacaGCACCAGTGTTActcatgccatcagggcaaggaaattttgtgttgtataccgatgcttccaAGCTCGGGttgggtgcagttctgatgcagcatgacaggGTAATTGCATATGCTTCTGGACAATTGAAA AGGTTGAACCTGGAGGTTTGTTCTAGTGACACAATTCCTAGATTATCCACACTGATCATTCAGTCTTCTGATGATCAGTTGCAAAAATGGAAAGTGAGAGATGAATCCAAGGGCAGAATGATCTATACAATGGTTGATGGGATTAttagatacagaggtagaatgtgggtgcctaatgTTGATTTGATCAGGAGTGATATTTTGTTTGAGGCACATATGtctccgtactccattcatccagggcgtacaaagatgtataaggatatGAAATtgctctattggtggccag agcatcaaagaccagcaggaccTCTCAAGCCAGTTCCCATTCCTGAGtga
- the LOC142537492 gene encoding putative histone H2A.1: MVGRGKTLGSGSAKKSQSRSSKAGLQFPVGRIARFLKAGKYAERVGAGAPVYLAAVLEYLAAEVLELAGNAARDNKKTRIVPRHIQLAVRNDEELSKLLGDVTIANGGVMPNIHNLLLPKKTGGSSKPSADED; encoded by the exons ATGGTTGGTCGGGGTAAGACACTCGGATCCGGGTCTGCGAAGAAATCCCAGTCGAGAAGCAGCAAAGCGGGGCTCCAGTTTCCAGTCGGTCGTATCGCCCGTTTCCTCAAGGCCGGAAAGTACGCCGAACGTGTCGGAGCTGGGGCTCCGGTGTACCTCGCCGCGGTCCTTGAATACCTCGCTGCGGAG GTGCTGGAATTGGCTGGAAACGCCGCAAGGGATAACAAGAAGACAAGAATTGTGCCGAGGCACATTCAGCTGGCTGTGAGGAATGATGAAGAGCTGAGCAAACTCCTTGGGGATGTGACTATTGCCAATGGTGGAGTGATGCCCAACATTCACAACCTTTTGCTTCCGAAGAAGACTGGTGGATCATCGAAGCCCTCTGCTGATGAAGATtag